The following proteins come from a genomic window of Coffea arabica cultivar ET-39 chromosome 11c, Coffea Arabica ET-39 HiFi, whole genome shotgun sequence:
- the LOC113719570 gene encoding probable L-gulonolactone oxidase 1 isoform X4, with product MCSEMGIFPWLPLLLYFICLTTIFLVGYIPHEDHIKCSSGNANCTISNVYRSFPDRSICRAAEAAYPTTEEGLLSIVANATFLQKKMRIATSLSNSIPKLMCPDGENGLIISTKYLNRRVGLDESAMTITVETGMTLRQLINESAMAGLALPYAPYWWGVTIGGILGTGAHGSTLWDLGPAVHDYVIELRIVTPAGPDEGYAKVRTLKIGDPELDAARVSLGVLGVISQVTLQLQPLFKRSITFLEKDDSDLGAQISTFGNQHEFADFTWFPSQKKVLYRIDDRVPYNTTGNGVFDFFGLSPVSSFLTAVSRTIEEIQEYTGHAVGKCITGSLGRYILKKAGYGLTNDGTSFKGYPVVGYHNNLQSSGTCLDTPKDGLWTACAWDQRFKGLYFFQNGISISLYKAKDFIQDVQKLVALQPKALCGVDIYNGILIRYITASSAYLGKQEDSVEFDITYYRSKDPMAPRLHEDIFEEIEQMAVFKYGGMPHWGKNRHLTFIGAINKYENAAEAVYPRTEEELISIVANATMLKRKMKVAYV from the exons ATGTGTTCTGAAATGGGAATATTTCCTTGGCTACCTCTATTACTATATTTCATTTGCTTGACTACAATATTTTTGGTGGGCTATATTCCTCATGAAGATCACATAAAATGTTCATCAGGAAATGCTAATTGCACAATCAGCAATGTATACCGATCATTTCCCGATCGAAGCATATGCCGAGCAGCTGAAGCTGCTTATCCTACAACAGAAGAAGGGCTTCTTTCAATCGTAGCAAATGCAACTTTTCTGCAGAAGAAAATGAGGATAGCTACCTCATTATCCAACAGTATCCCTAAGCTAATGTGTCCAGACGGTGAAAATGGCTTAATTATTAGCACTAAGTACCTTAACAGAAGGGTGGGTTTGGACGAATCAGCCATGACTATAACAGTTGAGACTGGAATGACTCTAAGGCAGCTGATCAATGAGAGCGCCATGGCTGGCTTAGCTCTACCTTATGCTCCTTACTGGTGGGGTGTGACAATAGGTGGAATTTTGGGAACGGGTGCACATGGCAGCACATTGTGGGATTTGGGACCTGCAGTTCATGATTACGTGATTGAGCTTCGGATTGTAACGCCAGCAGGGCCTGATGAGGGGTATGCAAAAGTTCGGACACTGAAAATTGGTGACCCTGAGCTTGATGCAGCTAGAGTCtctcttggagttcttggagtTATTTCACAG GTGACTCTGCAATTGCAGCCACTGTTCAAGAGGTCTATAACCTTCTTAGAGAAAGATGATTCGGACTTAGGAGCTCAAATTTCTACCTTCGGCAACCAACATGAGTTTGCAGACTTTACTTGGTTCCCAAGTCAAAAGAAGGTTCTCTATCGTATTGATGATAGAGTCCCCTACAACACCACTGGAAATGGTGTTTTTGACTTTTTCGGACTTAGCCCTGTATCTTCATTTCTTACGGCAGTTTCAAGAACCATAG AGGAGATTCAAGAATATACAGGTCATGCTGTAGGGAAATGCATAACCGGATCACTAGGCAGATACATACTCAAAAAGGCTGGATATGGGCTGACTAACGATG GTACTAGTTTTAAGGGCTACCCTGTGGTAGGGTATCACAATAACCTTCAATCAAGTGGGACTTGCCTTGATACCCCAAAGGATGGATTATGGACAGCATGTGCATGGGACCAGAGATTTAAGGGGttatattttttccaaaatggAATCAGCATTAGCTTATACAAAGCCAAGGATTTCATTCAAGATGTGCAAAAGCTTGTCGCTTTACAACCTAAGGCCTTGTGCGGTGTTGATATTTATAATGGTATCCTTATCAGATATATTACAGCATCAAGTGCTTACCTGGGCAAACAAGAAGATTCTGTGGAGTTTGATATAACTTACTATAGAAGCAAGGATCCAATGGCCCCAAGACTACATGAAGATATCTTTGAAGAGATAGAGCAAATGGCAGTGTTCAAATATGGCGGAATGCCTCACTGGGGCAAAAATAGGCATCTCACTTTTATTGGTGCAATCAACAAGTATGAAAATGCTG CTGAGGCAGTCTACCCAAGAACAGAAGAAGAGCTCATTTCAATAGTGGCAAATGCAACAATGCTGAAGAGGAAAATGAAAGTAGCTTATGTGTAA
- the LOC113719570 gene encoding probable L-gulonolactone oxidase 1 isoform X1, with amino-acid sequence MCSEMGIFPWLPLLLYFICLTTIFLVGYIPHEDHIKCSSGNANCTISNVYRSFPDRSICRAAEAAYPTTEEGLLSIVANATFLQKKMRIATSLSNSIPKLMCPDGENGLIISTKYLNRRVGLDESAMTITVETGMTLRQLINESAMAGLALPYAPYWWGVTIGGILGTGAHGSTLWDLGPAVHDYVIELRIVTPAGPDEGYAKVRTLKIGDPELDAARVSLGVLGVISQVTLQLQPLFKRSITFLEKDDSDLGAQISTFGNQHEFADFTWFPSQKKVLYRIDDRVPYNTTGNGVFDFFGLSPVSSFLTAVSRTIEEIQEYTGHAVGKCITGSLGRYILKKAGYGLTNDGTSFKGYPVVGYHNNLQSSGTCLDTPKDGLWTACAWDQRFKGLYFFQNGISISLYKAKDFIQDVQKLVALQPKALCGVDIYNGILIRYITASSAYLGKQEDSVEFDITYYRSKDPMAPRLHEDIFEEIEQMAVFKYGGMPHWGKNRHLTFIGAINKYENAGEFLKVKQSYDPLGLFSTKWTDKVLGLRDGITVLKEGCALEGLCICSQDIHCAPKKRYFCRPGKVYKNARVCTQLTS; translated from the exons ATGTGTTCTGAAATGGGAATATTTCCTTGGCTACCTCTATTACTATATTTCATTTGCTTGACTACAATATTTTTGGTGGGCTATATTCCTCATGAAGATCACATAAAATGTTCATCAGGAAATGCTAATTGCACAATCAGCAATGTATACCGATCATTTCCCGATCGAAGCATATGCCGAGCAGCTGAAGCTGCTTATCCTACAACAGAAGAAGGGCTTCTTTCAATCGTAGCAAATGCAACTTTTCTGCAGAAGAAAATGAGGATAGCTACCTCATTATCCAACAGTATCCCTAAGCTAATGTGTCCAGACGGTGAAAATGGCTTAATTATTAGCACTAAGTACCTTAACAGAAGGGTGGGTTTGGACGAATCAGCCATGACTATAACAGTTGAGACTGGAATGACTCTAAGGCAGCTGATCAATGAGAGCGCCATGGCTGGCTTAGCTCTACCTTATGCTCCTTACTGGTGGGGTGTGACAATAGGTGGAATTTTGGGAACGGGTGCACATGGCAGCACATTGTGGGATTTGGGACCTGCAGTTCATGATTACGTGATTGAGCTTCGGATTGTAACGCCAGCAGGGCCTGATGAGGGGTATGCAAAAGTTCGGACACTGAAAATTGGTGACCCTGAGCTTGATGCAGCTAGAGTCtctcttggagttcttggagtTATTTCACAG GTGACTCTGCAATTGCAGCCACTGTTCAAGAGGTCTATAACCTTCTTAGAGAAAGATGATTCGGACTTAGGAGCTCAAATTTCTACCTTCGGCAACCAACATGAGTTTGCAGACTTTACTTGGTTCCCAAGTCAAAAGAAGGTTCTCTATCGTATTGATGATAGAGTCCCCTACAACACCACTGGAAATGGTGTTTTTGACTTTTTCGGACTTAGCCCTGTATCTTCATTTCTTACGGCAGTTTCAAGAACCATAG AGGAGATTCAAGAATATACAGGTCATGCTGTAGGGAAATGCATAACCGGATCACTAGGCAGATACATACTCAAAAAGGCTGGATATGGGCTGACTAACGATG GTACTAGTTTTAAGGGCTACCCTGTGGTAGGGTATCACAATAACCTTCAATCAAGTGGGACTTGCCTTGATACCCCAAAGGATGGATTATGGACAGCATGTGCATGGGACCAGAGATTTAAGGGGttatattttttccaaaatggAATCAGCATTAGCTTATACAAAGCCAAGGATTTCATTCAAGATGTGCAAAAGCTTGTCGCTTTACAACCTAAGGCCTTGTGCGGTGTTGATATTTATAATGGTATCCTTATCAGATATATTACAGCATCAAGTGCTTACCTGGGCAAACAAGAAGATTCTGTGGAGTTTGATATAACTTACTATAGAAGCAAGGATCCAATGGCCCCAAGACTACATGAAGATATCTTTGAAGAGATAGAGCAAATGGCAGTGTTCAAATATGGCGGAATGCCTCACTGGGGCAAAAATAGGCATCTCACTTTTATTGGTGCAATCAACAAGTATGAAAATGCTGGTGAGTTTTTGAAGGTCAAACAATCGTATGATCCTTTAGGGTTGTTTTCGACTAAGTGGACAGACAAAGTTCTTGGCTTGAGAGATGGCATTACAGTATTGAAAGAGGGTTGTGCATTAGAAGGATTGTGCATATGTTCACAGGACATTCATTGTGCCCCAAAAAAGCGATACTTTTGTCGACCAGGAAAAGTTTATAAGAATGCCAGAGTTTGTACTCAATTGACATCCTAA
- the LOC113717326 gene encoding uncharacterized protein, producing the protein MSRPMEEDGAKNEEEEFTTGPLSILMLSVKNNTQVLINCRNNRKLLGRVRAFDRHCNMVLENVREMWTEVPKTGKGKKKALPVNKDRFISKMFLRGDSVIIVLRNPK; encoded by the exons ATGAG CCGCCCAATGGAAGAGGAT GGTGCGAAGAATGAGGAAGAAGAATTTACAACTGGGCCTCTATCTATTTTGATGTTGAGTGTCAAAAATAACACTCAG GTGCTCATTAACTGTCGGAACAACAGAAAGCTTCTTGGTCGTGTGCGTGCCTTTGACAGGCACTGCAATATGGTTCTGGAAAATGTTAGAGAGATGTGGACTGAG GTGCCCAAGACAgggaaaggcaagaaaaaagctCTTCCAGTTAACAAGGACAGGTTCATTAGTAAAATGTTCCTTCGCGGGGATTCTGTAATCATTGTTCTGCGTAATCCCAAGTAA
- the LOC113715486 gene encoding probable L-gulonolactone oxidase 6, giving the protein MPKIQSEKGLITLTFGICLTISLVGCSPPEEHIKCSSGNTDCTISNAYGSFPDRSICRAAEAVYPRSEEELIAIVANATMLKRKMKVVTTTSHSVPKLTCPDGENGLVISTKYLNRIVNIDKSAMTIVVEPGVMLRKLIDESAMAGLAIPYVPYWWGLTIGGLLSTGAHGSTLWGLGPAVHDYVIQLRILTPSGAGEGYAKVRTLKTGDAELNAARVSLGVLGVISQVTLQLQPLFKRSITYEEKSDSELEDQVSTFGKQHEFADFNWYPSQHKVVYRIDDRVPSSTPGNGVFDSTGLRPAASLALATLRGTEDSQEFTGCAEGKCASAAVSTSLFETTAFGLTNDGILFEGYPVVGYNNRMQSAGSCLYSLEDNLLTVCPWDPRVDGLFFFSSGISISLSKAKDFIRDVKQLVALQPNGLCGLDLYNGILIRYVTASSAYLGKEEDSLDIDITYYRSKDPMAPRIYEDILEEIEQMAVFKYGGLPHWGKNRNLAFLNVIKKYKNAKEFLKVKQLYDPLALFSSEWSDQILGLKDGITIVKEGCALEGLCICSEDIHCAPKKGYFCQPGKVYKDARVCVQLTS; this is encoded by the exons ATGCCCAAGATACAATCTGAAAAAGGGTTGATTACACTAACATTTGGGATTTGCTTAACAATCTCCTTGGTGGGGTGCAGCCCTCCTGAAGAGCATATAAAATGTTCATCAGGAAATACTGATTGCACAATCTCCAATGCTTACGGATCATTTCCTGATCGAAGCATTTGTCGTGCAGCTGAGGCAGTCTACCCGAGATCAGAAGAAGAGCTCATTGCAATAGTTGCAAATGCAACAATgctgaagaggaagatgaaagTAGTAACCACAACATCCCATAGTGTTCCTAAACTCACCTGTCCAGACGGCGAAAATGGGCTCGTTATTAGCACCAAGTACCTCAATCGAATAGTGAACATCGACAAATCAGCCATGACTATAGTGGTTGAACCTGGGGTGATGTTAAGGAAGTTGATTGATGAGAGCGCCATGGCTGGACTAGCCATACCTTATGTTCCATACTGGTGGGGTTTGACAATAGGTGGACTTTTGAGCACAGGCGCACATGGCAGCACATTGTGGGGTTTGGGACCTGCTGTTCATGACTATGTTATTCAGCTTAGGATTCTGACACCCTCAGGAGCTGGTGAGGGTTATGCAAAAGTTCGGACGCTCAAAACTGGAGATGCTGAGCTTAATGCAGCTAGAGTCTCGCTTGGAGTTCTTGGAGTCATTTCACAG GTGACGCTTCAACTGCAACCATTGTTCAAGAGGTCTATCACCTACGAAGAAAAAAGTGACTCAGAGCTGGAAGATCAAGTGTCTACATTTGGGAAACAACACGAGTTTGCAGACTTCAATTGGTACCCAAGTCAACATAAGGTGGTTTATCGAATTGATGATAGAGTGCCCTCCAGCACTCCTGGAAACGGTGTTTTTGATTCCACAGGACTTCGCCCTGCTGCTTCTCTTGCTCTGGCAACTTTAAGAGGCACAG aGGATAGTCAAGAATTCACAGGTTGCGCAGAAGGAAAATGCGCAAGTGCAGCAGTAAGCACGTCCTTGTTTGAAACAACTGCATTTGGATTGACAAATGATG GTATCCTGTTTGAGGGCTACCCAGTCGTAGGGTATAACAATCGCATGCAGTCAGCTGGTTCCTGCCTTTATAGCCTAGAAGATAATTTATTAACAGTTTGTCCTTGGGACCCCAGAGTTGACGGTCTATTCTTTTTCTCAAGTGGGATCAGCATTAGCTTGTCCAAAGCTAAGGATTTCATTCGAGATGTAAAACAACTTGTTGCTTTGCAGCCTAATGGTTTATGTGGTCTTGACCTTTATAATGGTATCCTGATCAGATATGTTACTGCTTCAAGTGCTTACTTGGGGAAGGAAGAAGACTCTTTAGACATTGATATCACTTACTACAGAAGCAAGGACCCAATGGCCCCAAGAATTTATGAAGACATACTTGAAGAGATAGAGCAAATGGCAGTGTTTAAGTATGGAGGACTGCCACATTGGGGTAAAAATAGGAATTTGGCTTTCCTTAATGTCATTAAGAAGTACAAGAATGCTAAGGAGTTTTTGAAGGTCAAACAACTATATGATCCTTTAGCGTTGTTCTCCAGCGAGTGGTCAGACCAAATTCTCGGActaaaagatggaattaccatAGTAAAGGAGGGTTGCGCACTAGAAGGATTGTGCATATGTTCAGAGGACATCCATTGTGCCCCAAAGAAGGGATACTTTTGTCAACCAGGAAAAGTTTACAAAGATGCGAGGGTTTGTGTTCAGTTGACATCCTAA